One genomic region from Cardiobacteriaceae bacterium TAE3-ERU3 encodes:
- the hisF gene encoding imidazole glycerol phosphate synthase subunit HisF, which translates to MALCKRIIPCLDVDNGRVVKGTNFVNIRDAGDPVETAKRYNDEGADELTFLDITASSDNRDTTLAMVEAVAAQVFIPLTVGGGVRSLGDIRRLLNAGADKVAINSAAVHNPEFVREAAQHFGNQCIVVAIDAKQTAENTWHIFTHGGRKQTDINAVKWAERMAEYGAGELLVTSMDRDGTRQGFDHLLLRSINKCTNVPVIASGGVGNLDHLVEGVTKGHCDAVLAASIFHFGEYTIAQAKAYLQKHGINTRI; encoded by the coding sequence ATGGCGCTCTGCAAACGTATTATTCCATGCCTGGACGTCGATAACGGCCGCGTCGTCAAAGGCACTAATTTCGTCAACATTCGCGACGCCGGAGACCCGGTAGAAACCGCTAAGCGCTATAACGACGAAGGCGCCGATGAGCTGACTTTTCTTGATATCACTGCTTCATCTGATAACCGCGACACGACACTAGCAATGGTAGAAGCAGTTGCAGCGCAGGTATTTATCCCGCTAACGGTCGGAGGCGGCGTTAGAAGTCTTGGAGATATTCGTCGCCTCCTCAATGCTGGTGCGGATAAGGTCGCCATTAACAGCGCAGCTGTACACAACCCGGAATTTGTCAGAGAAGCCGCACAACACTTCGGAAACCAATGTATTGTTGTTGCAATAGATGCGAAACAAACAGCTGAAAATACATGGCATATTTTCACTCACGGTGGGCGCAAACAAACTGACATCAACGCCGTCAAGTGGGCTGAGCGTATGGCGGAATACGGAGCTGGTGAATTACTCGTCACCAGTATGGATCGGGATGGTACGCGTCAGGGCTTTGATCATCTGCTTCTCAGAAGTATCAACAAGTGCACCAATGTTCCTGTCATTGCATCAGGAGGCGTTGGCAATCTTGATCACCTCGTTGAAGGTGTAACAAAAGGCCACTGTGACGCCGTCCTCGCGGCCAGTA
- the rlmJ gene encoding 23S rRNA (adenine(2030)-N(6))-methyltransferase RlmJ, with product MLSYRHAFHAGNHADLLKHLVLIKVLEYYNRKDKPYIYIDTHAGAGSYDLEGDYAQKTAEHRAAIGVLRATMDQLSEPLQDFLESINQCTGGDDHLYPGSPVIASTLMRKKDYIRLCELHPTDVKILELTMAHLKSNVRYSISHQDGLKAALGWLPPPNRRAVVLTDPSYEVKSDYDHAPDAFLTMHQRCREACLMLWYPLLPRRSVFEMRDRLKTIFADKYLSAELTVQAANEHGMYGSGMFIVNPPYILKDQLNDVLPNLVSLLAQDSSANYKIEQA from the coding sequence ATGCTTAGCTACAGACACGCCTTCCATGCCGGCAATCATGCTGATCTACTGAAACATTTGGTATTAATTAAGGTTCTTGAATACTATAACCGCAAGGATAAGCCTTATATTTATATCGACACTCATGCCGGCGCAGGCAGTTATGATTTGGAAGGTGACTACGCCCAAAAAACTGCTGAGCACCGTGCTGCTATTGGTGTGTTACGTGCAACCATGGATCAACTTTCTGAGCCACTACAAGATTTTCTTGAGTCCATAAACCAATGCACGGGTGGTGATGACCATCTCTACCCTGGGTCACCTGTCATCGCTTCAACACTTATGCGCAAGAAGGACTATATCCGCCTTTGCGAATTACACCCTACTGATGTAAAAATTCTTGAATTGACGATGGCACATTTAAAGAGCAACGTCCGCTACAGTATCAGCCATCAAGATGGTCTCAAAGCAGCCTTGGGCTGGCTTCCTCCCCCTAACCGCCGTGCGGTGGTTCTCACCGATCCATCCTACGAGGTTAAAAGTGATTATGACCACGCCCCTGATGCATTTCTGACCATGCATCAGCGCTGCCGTGAAGCTTGCTTAATGCTGTGGTATCCACTTTTACCCCGCCGTTCTGTATTTGAGATGCGCGATCGGCTCAAAACCATTTTTGCTGACAAATATTTATCCGCTGAATTGACTGTACAAGCTGCTAATGAACATGGCATGTATGGCAGTGGGATGTTTATCGTCAATCCACCATATATTCTCAAAGATCAGCTCAATGATGTATTACCCAACCTGGTATCTCTACTGGCACAAGACTCTTCAGCAAATTACAAAATAGAGCAAGCCTAA
- a CDS encoding gamma-glutamyl-gamma-aminobutyrate hydrolase family protein (Members of this family of hydrolases with an active site Cys residue belong to MEROPS family C26.): protein MSNNRLAFILHNPQGSSGLIGELLGAQGYEITYYCPLNGDTLPDQASFDAAVVFGGKMSANDHNDLPELLQELLWIRETVELGKPFLGICLGAQLLAMTFGGKVTRHPQRITEIGYYRIYPTIAGYSDIFTQIPERFFQWHNEGFTIPECGVKLAESDLYPNQAFRIGNCAYGFQFHPEATAAQIEHWHTRDSEELSHPGAQTVAAQARYFKELSPVISKWLNTFLQHWLHKAPSTQHRQS, encoded by the coding sequence ATGAGTAATAACAGGCTCGCCTTTATTTTGCACAATCCCCAAGGCAGTAGTGGATTGATTGGTGAATTACTCGGTGCGCAAGGCTACGAAATAACTTACTACTGTCCGCTAAATGGCGATACTTTGCCTGATCAAGCCTCTTTTGATGCAGCAGTTGTCTTTGGCGGAAAGATGAGTGCTAACGATCACAATGATTTACCAGAATTACTACAAGAGTTATTGTGGATACGTGAAACTGTCGAGCTAGGCAAGCCCTTTCTTGGCATATGCCTAGGCGCACAGCTGCTCGCGATGACGTTTGGCGGGAAGGTTACTCGCCACCCTCAGCGTATTACCGAAATTGGCTACTATAGAATTTACCCAACAATTGCTGGCTATAGTGATATTTTTACACAAATCCCTGAGCGTTTTTTCCAATGGCACAATGAAGGTTTTACTATTCCTGAATGTGGCGTCAAACTCGCAGAATCGGATCTATATCCAAATCAGGCTTTTCGTATAGGCAATTGTGCATATGGTTTTCAATTCCATCCTGAAGCAACTGCTGCACAAATAGAGCACTGGCATACGCGTGACAGCGAAGAGCTCAGCCACCCCGGTGCGCAGACAGTTGCAGCTCAAGCACGCTACTTTAAAGAGCTTAGCCCAGTTATTAGCAAGTGGCTAAACACCTTTTTACAACATTGGCTGCACAAAGCACCTTCAACCCAACATAGGCAAAGCTAA
- a CDS encoding AI-2E family transporter gives MNAIFSPIQRFLRNPSLVGLVLFALGLTLIFYFLGQWLLPVIIAIVIAYLLEGVIAKLERLGIKRIMAVTLVYLAFSIFITYLMIALIPTVIHQAKNLISALPEYFVIGQQKLLLLPERFPNIFKDSDIQSLLATINSELSNFSKDIFSRKLFASLLTAITVIVYAILIPILVFFFLKDKNRILIWLGRFLPQNKQILQEIWQEMDQQIGNYIRGKFIEILVIWVMCFIPFHYFNLEYGLLLSLMVGLSVLVPYIGASIVTIPVLVVAYVQFGITSDFWWVISIYLVIQLLDGNVLVPLIFSEAVNIHPVAIIIAVLIFGGLWGFWGIFFAIPLATLVKAVIEAWRRYAARDSFTTFIPPSNSHSK, from the coding sequence ATGAACGCTATTTTTTCACCGATTCAGCGCTTTTTGCGCAATCCATCGCTCGTCGGCCTAGTGCTTTTTGCACTAGGTTTGACGCTTATTTTTTACTTTCTCGGGCAATGGTTATTGCCCGTCATCATTGCGATCGTTATAGCCTATCTTCTTGAGGGCGTAATCGCCAAGCTAGAACGGCTCGGCATAAAACGGATAATGGCCGTCACGCTAGTTTATTTGGCATTCAGTATTTTCATTACTTATTTGATGATTGCGCTCATCCCGACCGTTATTCATCAGGCTAAAAATCTTATTTCAGCTTTACCCGAATACTTCGTGATAGGACAACAGAAATTACTGCTACTACCCGAGCGTTTTCCAAATATATTTAAAGACAGCGATATCCAATCACTACTCGCAACCATTAACAGCGAGCTGTCAAACTTCAGTAAAGATATCTTCTCACGCAAGCTGTTCGCTTCTCTACTCACAGCAATTACTGTGATTGTTTACGCTATTCTCATCCCCATACTGGTCTTTTTCTTTTTGAAAGATAAAAACCGTATCCTGATTTGGCTTGGCCGATTTTTGCCTCAAAATAAACAAATTCTGCAGGAAATATGGCAAGAAATGGATCAACAAATAGGTAATTACATTCGTGGTAAATTTATCGAAATCTTGGTTATTTGGGTCATGTGCTTTATACCATTCCACTATTTCAATCTAGAATACGGTCTATTGCTCAGCCTAATGGTTGGTTTGTCTGTATTGGTACCATATATTGGTGCGAGTATTGTCACAATTCCAGTGCTGGTAGTGGCCTATGTCCAATTTGGTATTACTTCTGATTTTTGGTGGGTAATTTCGATTTATTTGGTTATACAGCTGCTTGATGGCAATGTACTTGTTCCGCTGATTTTTTCTGAGGCTGTGAACATTCACCCCGTCGCTATTATTATTGCCGTATTGATATTTGGTGGTTTATGGGGGTTCTGGGGCATATTTTTTGCAATTCCATTGGCAACTTTGGTGAAAGCCGTCATTGAAGCATGGCGGCGCTACGCAGCCCGCGATTCTTTTACCACCTTTATTCCACCTTCTAACTCCCATTCAAAATAA
- a CDS encoding acetyl-CoA C-acetyltransferase, giving the protein MTRLYIVAAKRTAIGAFQGSLAGLSAIELGAAAAKAALKQSGIDKDDIDEVIVGNVLSAGLGMGVGRQVSIATGLSHDIPAYTLNMICGSGMKAVLEACAHIKAGDADVILTVGTESMSNAGFVQSGNLRRGQKMGHIESKDLILSDGLTDAFHNYHMGITAENIAKRYEITREAQDEFALSSQQKAQSAKENGLFDAEIVPVEIKQRRETISFSDDEHIRSDANIERLSKLKPAFDKEGSVTAGNASGLNDGASAILIVSEEALKRYNLNPLAEIISYGQGGVAPEIMGLGPVPAIAQALERSNYRLADIERIELNEAFASQSIGVIKELAQQHECDYAHLNTITNPTGGAIALGHPIGCSGNRIITTLVYGLLRDKQSLGLASLCIGGGMGTALLIRAMDN; this is encoded by the coding sequence ATGACCCGTCTATACATCGTAGCAGCTAAAAGAACCGCCATTGGCGCATTTCAGGGCAGTCTTGCTGGTCTGTCTGCAATTGAGCTCGGTGCCGCAGCCGCAAAGGCAGCACTTAAGCAAAGTGGCATTGACAAAGATGATATCGATGAGGTCATCGTAGGTAATGTATTGTCCGCTGGTTTGGGTATGGGTGTTGGTCGCCAAGTTTCGATCGCGACAGGTCTGTCTCACGATATCCCAGCCTATACGCTGAATATGATTTGTGGCTCGGGCATGAAAGCCGTCCTTGAAGCTTGCGCACACATTAAAGCAGGTGATGCTGACGTTATCCTTACCGTCGGTACTGAATCGATGAGTAATGCAGGTTTTGTCCAATCAGGTAACTTGCGGCGTGGCCAGAAAATGGGTCATATTGAAAGTAAGGATCTTATTCTCAGCGATGGGCTCACTGACGCTTTCCATAATTATCATATGGGGATCACAGCTGAGAATATCGCCAAGCGATACGAAATTACTCGTGAAGCGCAAGATGAATTTGCCCTCAGCTCACAGCAAAAAGCACAATCTGCCAAAGAAAATGGCTTATTTGATGCCGAAATTGTCCCTGTAGAAATTAAACAGCGCCGCGAGACCATCTCATTCAGTGATGATGAACACATTCGCAGTGATGCCAATATAGAGCGTTTAAGCAAGCTCAAACCAGCCTTCGATAAAGAAGGAAGCGTTACTGCGGGTAATGCATCCGGACTCAATGATGGCGCCTCAGCTATTCTCATCGTCTCTGAAGAAGCATTGAAGCGCTACAATCTTAACCCACTTGCTGAAATTATTAGCTATGGTCAAGGCGGTGTAGCACCGGAAATCATGGGGCTCGGGCCAGTACCAGCTATTGCACAAGCACTTGAGCGTAGCAACTATCGTTTAGCTGATATAGAGCGCATCGAACTTAATGAAGCTTTTGCATCGCAATCTATTGGTGTCATAAAAGAGCTGGCACAACAACACGAATGTGATTATGCGCACCTCAATACAATCACCAACCCAACGGGTGGTGCTATTGCTTTAGGTCACCCTATTGGTTGTTCCGGCAACAGGATTATCACAACGCTGGTATATGGCCTGCTCAGAGATAAGCAATCTTTAGGCTTAGCCTCTCTGTGTATTGGAGGGGGAATGGGTACTGCACTATTGATCAGAGCAATGGATAATTAA